From a single Apium graveolens cultivar Ventura chromosome 2, ASM990537v1, whole genome shotgun sequence genomic region:
- the LOC141707483 gene encoding AMP deaminase, with translation MDAYSIHLAMAALVGASFVAVSAYYMHRKTLAQLLEFAKTIDRDREDFDDEALQHLKAVKKRNMYRKRGSNGHYRRASASFPDVREITNGGGEANGGDVDGIPPGLPRLHTLSEGKSTGHTGLSTRSGHFVRPTSPKSPSASAFESIEGSDDEDNMTDNSKVDSTYLYTNGDANLPENGTANGEPNIAASSMIRSHSVSGDLHGVQPDPVAADILRKEPEHETFVRLKISPSETPSADEAEVYRTIQHCLGLREHYMFRESVAPWEKEIITDPSTPKRNLNPFDYTPEKKTDHHFQMEDGVVHVYANKDSTEKLFPVADATTFFTDLHYILKVIAAGNIRTLCHHRLVLLEQKFNLHLMLNADKEFLAQKSAPHRDFYNVRKVDTHVHHSACMNQKHLLRFIKSKLRKEPGEVVIFRDGTYLTLKEVFESLDLTGYDLNVDLLDVHADKSTFHRFDKFNLKYNPCGQSRLREIFLKQDNLIQGRFLAEVTQQVFSDLDASKYQMAEYRISIYGRKQSEWDQLASWIVNNELYSTNVVWLIQLPRLYNIYKDMGIVTSFQNILDNIFLPLFEVTVDPESHPQLHVFLKQVVGLDLVDDESKPERRPTKHMPTPDQWTNIFNPAFSYYVYYCYANLYTLNKLRESKGMTTIKFRPHSGEAGDVDHLAATFLTCHNIAHGINLRKSPVLQYLYYLSQIGLAMSPLSNNSLFLDYHRNPFPMFFLRGLNVSLSTDDPLQIHLTKEPLVEEYSIAASVWKLSSCDLCEIARNSVYQSGFSHVLKSHWIGKEYYKRGPDGNDIHRTNVPHIRLEFRDTIWREEMQQVYLGKASFPKYIET, from the exons ATGGACGCCTACTCTATCCATCTAGCTATGGCTGCACTTGTAGGCGCCTCATTCGTCGCCGTCTCCGCCTATTATATGCACCGCAAAACCCTAGCTCAGCTTCTCGAGTTTGCCAAAACAATCGATAGAGACAGAGAGGACTTCGATGATGAGGCGCTTCAGCATTTGAAGGCCGTGAAGAAAAGGAATATGTATAGAAAGAGAGGCAGTAATGGTCATTATCGACGCGCTTCTGCTTCTTTTCCTGATGTTAGGGAGATTACGAATGGCGGTGGTGAGGCGAATGGCGGTGATGTTGACGGGATTCCGCCTGGTTTGCCTAGGTTGCATACGCTTAGTGAAG GAAAGTCTACTGGGCATACTGGTTTAAGCACAAGAAGTGGGCATTTTGTTAGACCAACTTCTCCCAAGTCACCTAGTGCCAGTGCCTTTGAAAGTATAGAAGGGTCTGATGATGAAGATAATATGACTGACAATTCTAAAGTAGACTCTACATATCTTTATACTAATGGAGATGCT AATTTGCCGGAGAACGGTACTGCAAACGGAGAGCCAAATATAGCTGCGTCAAGTATGATTCGCTCCCATAGTGTATCTGGTGATCTTCATGGCGTGCAACCTGACCCTGTAGCAGCAGATATTCTCAGAAAAGAGCCAGAACATGAAACTTTTGTCCGACTAAAAATTTCTCCTAGTG AGACGCCGTCAGCGGATGAAGCAGAAGTCTATCGCACTATACAGCATTGTCTTGGACTGAGAGAACATTATATGTTCAGGGAATCTGTTGCTCCATGGGAGAAAGAAATTATAACTGATCCTAGTACACCAAAGCGTAATCTGAATCCATTTGATTATACCCCTGAGAAAAAAACTGAT CACCATTTTCAGATGGAAGATGGAGTGGTTCATGTCTATGCAAATAAAGATT CAACAGAGAAGCTCTTTCCGGTTGCTGATGCAACAACCTTTTTCACTGACCTGCATTATATCCTAAAAGTTATAGCAGCTGGAAATATTAGGACCCTATGCCACCATCGTCTAGTACTTTTGGAACAG AAATTTAATCTTCATCTGATgctaaatgctgataaagaatTCCTAGCTCAGAAAAGTGCACCACATCGTGACTTTTACAATGTCAGAAAAGTTGACACTCACGTTCATCACTCTGCATGCATGAACCAAAAGCATCTTCTGAGGTTTATTAAATCAAAGTTAAGAAAGGAGCCGGGTGAG GTAGTAATATTTCGAGATGGAACATATCTCACCTTGAAGGAGGTTTTCGAGAGCTTAGATTTAACTGG GTATGACCTGAATGTTGACCTTCTAGATGTTCATGCTGACAAGAGTACTTTTCATCGTTTTGACAAATTTAACCTGAAGTACAATCCTTGTGGTCAAAGTAGGCTCAGGGAGATCTTTCTAAAGCAAGACAATCTTATTCAGG GTCGGTTCCTTGCTGAGGTGACACAACAAGTGTTCTCAGATCTTGATGCAAGCAAATACCAA ATGGCTGAATACAGGATTTCGATATACGGGAGAAAGCAAAGCGAGTGGGATCAACTTGCAAGTTGGATAGTGAATAATGAGTTATACAGCACCAATGTTGTTTGGTTGATTCAG CTTCCTCGTCTGTACAATATATACAAGGATATGGGGATAGTAACATCATTTCAAAATATTCTTGACAATATATTTCTTCCTCTATTCGAGGTTACTGTAGATCCCGAGTCACATCCCCAGTTGCATGTATTTTTAAAGCAG GTTGTTGGTTTAGATTTGGTGGATGATGAGAGCAAGCCTGAAAGACGGCCTACGAAACACATGCCGACACCAGATCAGTGGACAAATATATTCAACCCTGCATTTTCATACTATGTGTATTACTGCTATGCCAACCTTTATACATTGAATAAG CTCCGGGAGTCGAAGGGGATGACAACCATCAAATTTCGCCCTCATTCTGGGGAG GCTGGTGACGTTGACCACCTTGCTGCAACGTTTCTTACATGTCATAACATTGCACATGGAATTAATCTAAGAAAATCTCCTGTTCTTCAATATTTATATTACCTATCCCAG ATTGGTCTGGCTATGTCTCCCCTGAGCAACAACTCCTTATTCCTGGACTATCATCGAAACCCTTTCCCTATGTTTTTTCTGAGGGGCCTTAATGTTTCCCTTTCCACTGATGATCCCTTACAAATCCATCTAACGAAAGAACCATTGGTTGAAGAATACAGTATAGCAGCTTCA GTGTGGAAACTAAGCTCATGTGATTTATGCGAGATTGCACGTAATTCAGTCTACCAATCAGGTTTCTCACATGTTTTAAAG TCTCACTGGATTGGAAAGGAGTACTACAAGAGAGGACCTGACGGAAATGATATTCACAGGACAAATGTGCCTCATATCAGGCTGGAATTTCGTGACACG ATCTGGAGAGAGGAGATGCAACAAGTTTACCTTGGCAAAGCCAGTTTTCCGAAATACATTGAAACCTAG